Genomic window (Carassius carassius chromosome 36, fCarCar2.1, whole genome shotgun sequence):
CTTACTTTTAGGAAAGTGGTCTCTTGCAAGTTGAACAACATTTTGGAGAATTTGAAACCCCTGCCTTCCGAACttcagttatatttattttttggcattaaaaattatgttttttataaattctataaagaaataaattaatcaagAAAGACAGTTGTATAAAGGACAAAGAAATGTACTGTTGAACACTCTCACATACAGTTTAATACCAATATAAATGGAATtgctcaaaataataataaaaaaaacattttgactatttgaaatgtttatttgatttacATTAAGACAAAGTTAAAAATCAAACTTGAAATACTAAGGACAAAACATCACAGAAATgcttaaaaaatacaaacaaacaggtTATCCATGTCATCttgcctttgtttctttttttttttttgtggtttgagTTTCAACATATTCTGTTGAATATTTACCCTCTTCTCTCTGTTATCcttcatattataatttttttttccctcatacTCATTTTCTTGCAATAATTTCTCAGCTTCACAAACACCTTCCATTATCCTTGCCAAAGTCAGGCACTTTCATTTGTTGTACATTATTTAATAGATCGAGTTGATTGGAGTATGAATGCATTTCATAGCAACTAGGAGCTGATGACCATAGAGCAAAATGAGCATATTTTCAGTGCTCCTGGTATTGTCGGGTCAGACTGGGcacctatttaacactttttcgGATAAATGAATGGAAAACAAAATAGTCAAAAAAGACAAGAAATATTTCAGTAACATAATAAACCACATTTTCAAATGTAGtgttaaaaataaacatgtttatcaAATGTATGCTTGAAACCAGTCGAGCATGAATGTTAAAACATCTGACAATGACTGTAAAATATCTAAGCACCTTTGTCAGTGATATGAAAATGCTTTGTTAGGGCAATACTGACATATAAAATAATGACGATATCATGGCTGAGGTATTCTGTTATTCACTAATGTATGATTGGTACTGCAAAAGGGGCTGCTTTTTAAAATCAATGTTTACTAGAACATTCATGTGACAAATCAACTGTGAAAATTAAACTAGAAATGGATGCCACTGTTCTGTAAACCTTAAGGCCATGTGTTTGTTTCCTGTTTCTCCTTGTTTTGCACCTTCCCTTTACTCATTGGTTCTGCAGTGTAGACTTCTACGCAAAGTCTATAAAAAAGTGCAGactgaaacaaaaaacaaattagaTAAATAAGCAACATGATTCGTAAAGTCTTTTTAGTGTTAGAACAAAAAAGCAGACCAATTTTTGTAAACTAAAAGCTTCAAAATGGAATGAAGCTAGTTTAACAAGTACTCCAGGCTATGCCATGTAAGCTCAAGCCTGCTACTATACGGATTACTAGTATGCGTAATATTGAATTTCGAATCCGCTGATAGACACTGCTCAGACATCACGTTTTGCATAATCTACGGCAAAAGCACTTTGCATATTTTGAGGCACAATATCACGAAGGCTGCgaaaagtcatttatatattgcTAGTCACCTAAACCTTTAGTGATAaatgattaatttgattaatatatGAATCAAGGCAAGAGCCTTGATGTTCAGTGCTAACATATGAAAGCACACATGGTTTTTCCCCAAAAGGGAAAAGAGTTACaaaaaagcaagcaaacaaattATTATGGCCTGTTTGAACTTGCGAAGGATggaatgtcattttaaaaaaaggTATCCATAAATAAAGGATGTTAATTAAATAAGTTTTCTTTAGGCAGCCATGTCAAGAGTACCTAAGGTTTCTTGGTCAGGTAATTGGAAGGGAACCAGCCCTCAATCACTGGCCCATCGCTCACGTTTTTACAAAACCACCAGCCGCTGCTGCTTTTCTCCAGAACTTCGAAAACTGCGCCCTCTTTAAAGCCAGGCGTCTGCTCGTCTCCTTCAAAGTCCGCCACAGCTAAGAACAGCTCCTCCTTGGCCGGATCCTTGATAAGGGGTGGGAGTTTGTCTCTTGGAGGCGCAGGTTTTTCTGTCTTAATGTGGGGCTTTGGTGGCACAGGTACTTTTGCCTTGGGTTCCTCCTTCTcctttggttttgttttgggCGGCGGGGGTCTGATCTGAGGAGGGATGGCTGGCTTGCCCTCTGGCAAGTCTTTTTGGGGTGCTTTGGTGTCTGTAGGACCGGCCAGCTCAGAGATCTTCTTTGGTGGAGGAGGTCTTCTAGGTACCAAAGAAGGCCTCTGGGGAGGATCTTTTGGGGCTGTTGTTGGTGGTGGTTTAGTAGTTTCTGATGGATCATGACCGTTTTGTAGTTTGTTGGGGAACTTTGACTCTTCGTTTGTTCTGGCATTATTCAGGAGAGTTTCACTCTGCTGGTTGGGATCAGTCGAGTTGCTGCTGAACTCTGGAGGTTTAGATGGACGAAGCTTACTCCGAAGGTTTGTGATGTCCAGCTCATTCTTGGCCACTGGCTCTGGTTTGGCTGCAGGTGGGGGCTTTGGTCTAACCACTGGTTTCGGCTTGAGGAACGGGGCTGGGTTGGCTGAATACGGCTTGTCTTCTTGCGAATCTGCTTTGGGTTTGGGAGGCTGCTTGGCCACAGGCTTAAGGTTGAACTTTTTCACCTCCTTGGCTGAGATGTTGTGGCCACACTCCAAGCCCATCTCATTGCGCAGGTAGAGCTGCTTGTTCTTCTCCTCCTTTATCTCTGGGGGTTTGTCTGGCTTAAGAGGAGCTGCTTTTGGAGTCACCAATGGGACAATGACTCCTGGGACTGGTGGTTTGGGTGGGAGAGGTTTAGGAAGGTCTGGTTTGGGTTTGTCCTCCAACTCCAGGCTCTTGTTGATAGATTCTCTCCTTGGCGGTAAAGCTGGCTTCTCTTCAGCCGTGGGTGAGGATGGAGGAGGTGGTAAGGGCCCTGAATAATGGGAGCTGCCTTTAACTGCATTGGGCTTCCATTCTCTCATCTTGGAACGGGTGGAGAAATCAGACTTGGATAAAGGTTCATCTGGTAGAGGTTTGGACCAACTGTTCTCAGAGTTGGTATTATTGCTTGAGGGATCATCAAGCTTCAGTTGACCCATCTCACCAGGAACCGGGGCCAAAAAGTTAGGCCTAGAGGCATTGCTGGTTTTCTTGTATTTATCAATGAATGTGACTGGAGCCCAGCCTTCTTTATCATCTATCTGAATGTACCACCAGCCACTAGAGTTCTTCTCAATGACCTGGGATTACAAGATGCGAGGTAAATATCGAGATGCATATGGAATATCCAGATGTGTTAATTTgagaattaatcaaaaatgaaagTCAACACTTTGTCTGCTGTTATACTCACTTCAACTTTCACTCCTGCCTGGAAGCTAATGCCATCTGGGATGGTTGTCTGAAAGTCAGCTATGGTGTAATACTCCTCCTCTACTTGTGGGGGCACTGGAGGTTTAGGCAGATTCGCTCCTCGTGGCTAGAAGAAGAGACAGGACAAGAGTTAGGATGTCAAAATCTTGAGTGCTTCCCAATCCTCAAATTGCTGTTTCCTTGCTCCTCTATCCTCCAACCAATCAAACTCCATAATCTTGAATGGCATCTCAATTCTATAAATCAGGGGTTCTCTGGCCTCAAGGtcaactttcctgcagagtttagatccaaGCCTAATCACACATCTGAACAAGCTAATTAATGTTTTCAGGATTCCTAGAAAGTCACAGGCAGGCGAGTTTGATCAAGTTTGGAGCCAAACTTCATCCCCAGTAGAACATTAAAGAAAGAATTAGAAATATTTGAGATGCAATTGTAAATGATCACCCTTACTATTGAAAGATCCCGGCGTGGTGGAGGTCTCTGTCGTGCTCCTGCTTCTGCAGAAGAGAAAAGGGCAGAATTTAGAGGGCCAAAATCTTTTAGTCTCTCTTACTCTTGGCTGTTACTGTTAGTGGTTGCCAAAGAATAATCgtctagatatttttttttaattctgatgcaGCCCAGCACTGAGTGTACTCTAAAATCATGCATGTAAATGGGGCTAATCAGGCCattatatttttgaatgaaaCAACTTGGAAtgcattagtattatttttacctCACCTTCAATTTGGTGCCCTGATAACTTTTTAGATGATTATTTAGCAATAATGACAGTCTATTTGAGTAATCTTTAGTTTATTAACCAGAGCCTAAAATTAAAACTCGCCAAGCACCAAATGAGAGTAAAATTGGTTGTTGGTGAGTGTATTAAATTGTGTCAATTACCATTTGGCCAATAATTTTTTTAGGAATTCCAATGCAATGTTTATGGTGTATCACTGCTGTTCCATAAGTGCCACCTACCATTACCATttggcaaataatttttttaggaaTTCCAATGCAATGTTTATGGTGTAtcactgctgttccataagcgccacctattgtcagagagtgaatttgcattcACATGCAGCCCGTCTGCTATGtagcataatttcacaaagctaaatTCAGACCTTAAATACCTGTAATTTTTTAGATAACAATGAAGCAAATCTTTGCTTACTGCACTTGCTTTCTGAAAATGGTGAAAATCGGTCGCGCTGGTTCTCCTTGTTGGCATTCTGCTGTTTAGAAGCCACATCTAGGTCATTAGTGCTGGCATGACATGGAGCGCCAGCAGCCATCTTCTGACTGAGGATATCAGCCTTCTTCAGGTAGGATGCCGGGGCCCACCCCTCTTTTCCTTGGTATCTATGGGGGTAAATGGGAGAATGCTCCAAGAAAATGCCTGTTAAGTATTTTTCTGAGGACatctgcagttgattttacctGATCTTCCACCAGCCTTCTAAGTTTTTTTGAATGACCTCAACAGTCATGCCTCTCTCCAAATCGATTTCATCTTGATCGCGTGCAGAGTATGGATAGATTGCAGTGTACTTTTCCTCTGAGGATACGAAAGGCATATTAGAAAAGTTAAGAGTGCCATTCATGAATAATGTCCAACCACTACAGCCGATTTACCACTtatgttttctttattatatttgtatacatTTGTGTGCGTTTTATAATGGAACTAAAGCTCGACAACCAGAACATTTTCTAATTGCTTGAAAAATTTAGAAGATTCACTGAGCTTTCATTGTTTTGCCAAAATAGTTGAGAACATGCAGTGGTAAATTTGATGtagtttcactttttcacttattttacattaattggCTGCTTGTAATCCGCATTTTCTCTTTCTGCTTTGAGTGAATGAATAGCAGATGAAGGAGGGTGGGGAGGATCTGATCGGAGACAAAAGTATGGACATCATAAGCACATCTGCTGGCAAGACTGATTGTTTTCACATGCTACCAACAAAATCACAATCTAAACATGGCATGAGCACACTACGTTTGATAGTTTACATGCTTATCTTCAATCATAGATTCAGTTCTATGGCAGATGAAAAATTTAGTTTGAACAGTatgtgtatacacacatatatatatatatatacactgtaaaaaatggaaCAAAATCACAGAGTGAAACTGTGAAGATATGGGTCATTCCAATTTATTTCTGATATAATTAACAATCATGGCTACCTGTCTAATGAAAAACGcatattaaaaaacacaaaatgaatccccctggctcctgatgatatattttggtcttatgaagtgaaaccatcagtctgtgcaagaaactaaaaATGATTTACAACACTATTACCAGAATCGCCAAGGAGCACGGTTTCaactaaaaatcttctttactgtgcTACTTAAGAAAaatcatctatatcttggatggtctaaaacaaacagcaaattcatttttgggtgaacaatccctttaatctGTTTAAATTGTGATTGTGTTTgacatttactgtatatttacaggGTTTTCATGATCAGTCATGCATCAGGCAACACCATTTAATTCACAGGGGCATTTCATGTGCTTCAGCAATTCCTCTTGCAAACcagaaattaaaagtaaaatgaaagTATTGTTTAAAGAAATGGCACCAGTGTTACAATCCCCTGATTCGTGCTGTGGTCTACAAGACGTACAGGTTGCAGCGCATGCAGGGGTCACACATGCATGCGTCACAATAGAGTGATAAAGTGAACCTTGGCCAAAGCCTGTGCTGAACAGATCCCCTAAAGTACGCCGGCGACCAACGTGCCTCGGCAGTGACCAGAATCTCCGGCACACTCCAGCAGAGAGCAAGCAGACACATGTGAAAACCTTCAGGTCATGACTCTTTATACTGGATATGCTggcctaataaataaataaacactgctcTTGCATTCGAAGAACTGAGATTAACTCTCTTAGATTAACTTTCTAAGTAAGATCTGAGGAAGACTGTCTTCTGGTAAAGTGTGCAATATTTGTGCTACTAAATGAGCTTTAATTTCAAGTAattaaactgatttgctgaactTATTAGCAGCTATATATGTTCCACTTTAAATCATAAACGCGCTTGCATTTTGaccagtttctcagaaaacaagacttcttgTCTCAAGTCGTTTTGCTTCTCAAATCCatgcatcttgatttaataaTCTTTAGACATTTgaaatgaaaacaagacaaatactCTTTGCAGTGTGATAATGTCCATTGTTTGTAAAAAGAAGTATTCAAACCTTgcgctgtttgttttttttgggtaAAAGTAATGGGAATATGTTGGAAGTTGTATTTCCAAACGTTGAAGAATCGCTAATGGGAATTTCAAACAGAGAAATGTTGTGAAAGTGCCACAAAATGCATGAATGACTTGCTTCGAGTTATCCTTCTTATAGTTTCTGGAATGGGCATTCAAAGAAATGACACGCTTCACCTGTCGAGATCATCAAATCTGAATAAACAGGAGGATTTCTGCTGTTGCAGACATTTGATTCCAGTAAGACTGATGATGAGGAACATTTGATGACGAGCAGGACTCTACCTTCTTCAGCCGGGAGAGAGAAATCATCAGGGTCATCCTGAACTTCCAGACACGTGGCTGGTACCCAACCCTGAGCGTCCTCAGTGCTGACAAACCACCAACCtgggaaaaaagaaaatcagagaGAAAGGAGAGGAACGATGAGGAAGTAGGCGGAGCTTAACATCTCATATATAATAGATGATGTATGATTAATGTAAATATCAACTGACTGATACAGTATAATCAGGGATATAAACTAACCTTTGTCTAATTTAGCCTGTGGGTTATGATTTATGTGATTTGCTTAATTGGTAGTTGTCATTATATGATGAGAGAAGAAACACCAACAGAGCtgttttttgcacattttatgaatttaattaattaacaattagCTTTTTTTTAGCTGGTGGCCTTCGATTCAATCACAAAATTGACAGATTGTCTGTATTTTCATGTTTCAGTGACTTCAACGCAACTTGCATCATTTAGCCACTAGGTGAGCAATTACAAGTGAGCAATTAAAAAAAGGGGGTAATTAAAGCTTTTTCgctcacaattctgtttttccTCAGAACTGTGAGTTtttatatatctcacaattctgactttataacattcAATTTTGAGTCGAGTCAGAATTGTACCAACTGTCTTTTTTTCCGCTCATAACTGGACCCTATAACTCCCCATTTATTAGATCTcacaattttaagaaaaaaaagtttgaattgcaAGATACAAACTCGCAATTGTTATAAAATCAGTCTTTTCCCCCTCAGAATTTGACTTTACAACTTGCAATTCATGAGTTTAAAATCTCACAATTCtacaaaaaaatcacaattgcaagaaaaataaattgaattgtgagatacaaactcacaAATGTCAGAAAAagttagaattgcaagatataatatTGTAATTGCAGAAAATCAGTCTTTTTCACCTCAGAATTGGACTTTAGAACTCGCAATTCATgattttaaccccttaactgtcactcacatttttgaaaaaacattggtaaaatatatatttgggagtcttagacctttccaatgatgtatagtttgtcaagattagatttaattgtaatatagtgaagtaaatgtaggcgtcccgtataagGGATGGGGTGACAGTTATTAAATCTcacaatagaagaaaaaaagtcagaattgcacgtTTATATCCTGTATAACAGGCCTGGATGAATTAACTGCGTGACTCCTACCAGACTCGTTCTTCTCGATGACCTCCACCACCTGCCCCACGTACAGACTGATCTCAGAGCTCTCCTGCTTCTCGTAGTCGGTGACGGCCACATACTGCTCCAGCAGCAGCGCATCGGATGAGGACGAGTCTCCTCCTGCAGGAGTCCCAGCACCAACACAACAGAAGAAACAAGAGACGTGATCAGAGCTGGGAAACCTGAGAGTCAAACACCGCCAACATGGAGCAGAGTGCAATTAACAATGACAAAAAATACACGTCTTGATTATTCTGCAAAGCACATTTACTAGAGCCCAAAACAATAGAATTAATGGAGTGAAGAACACCAGTGCAGTGCATGAAGATTAGTTCGGTGATtcgtaaaaaaaattcaataaattgaAGCAGATTGTTTTGTGTCTCTGCTGAACTGATTTGCTCATTTCTGTGAATGATTCCATGACATTCTTTCAAAGAACATCTTATATGCACATTTTATGTGTCTACATTTACAACTTactttactcacactcatgttgcaCCAAACACAAAAGACGTTATCCtccaaacacaaatgaagatatttttaattgaCCGTCCTCATGAGACTAACACTTTCACCattcaaaaagttcataaaacATCACTACATTAATGTTCAGAAGAGCTCAAATATGTATTCTTGCatgtttgagcttctgtttatCATGTTTTATGAGCACTGTGTATAAGCATAGGTCAAGATTTATATGAGAACACATGTCTTAGTTAAATCGGTTCCTTTTGTTGTGTCTCtttggaaaacatttttattcacttTTTGAATCAGTGTCAGGTTTTAGTTGTGTAAACTTCAATGAAAGGCCAGAAATCTCCCaggtttcattatatatatatatatatataggtataattACTTCATGTGCATGATCACGGTTTAAAATTTCTCATTTTCTgtagaatgaatgaaagaaagaaagaaggaacgacataaaggtgagtaaatgaaaacGTAATGTTTCCTATCGACAAAATTCCTTACTTCGTATTATTTTGAAATCATTCACTGATTTCTACTGAGCTCAACACAAAAGCTGCACATCGTCTAAAGCGTTTACAATttttaatgactaaataaatcACATGATTACAGAAATCTTCCAGCCTTGATGAACATTTTAATCACAAGGCTGAAGAGAGCACAATTAACTCATAAgagcacagaaaacaccagtCCTGCACAACAGTATAAAAAAAGTtatcaaatttgtattttttaaacattgcAGTGTTAAATAAACTACATTGCATCTCACAAAACATGTCAAATTATGCAATTCTTCAATCAGTTTTTGAATGCATTTGTGTTCATTTGGTGCAAGTGTTGCTCTCTTTTACCTTGTGAAGAAAAAGTTAGCATCAACTGCTGCTTTATTGCTAAAGCACTACCACCACAGGAACACTATAACTGTTCCAGTCACACTAAAGGTCATCCAGTAAACCATCACCACCACACCGCCATGCACATCAAAGCTTAGCCCTTGCCCACCTACGAAACGCCTTCGggggctcacacacacacagagcacggCTAAGCAAGTATCTGTTACTACCTCTCTTTCGGAAAGAAGTCGCTCGCTCCACAATGCCTGATGAGGGAACATGAATGAGAGCAGGAGTGAGGGCGAAGGTGGAAAGGTTCAGGTAACAGTGAAGGGTGCGAGCTGCATGTTTGTAGCTCAAATGAAAGCTCAATGAAGTGCACGGCCAGCAGAGGGCACACTGACCAGTCAATCACAACTCATTAATCCAACTTAAACTCACAAACATCATCTGCTTACCGGATTTCTTTTTTCCACTGGGTTCCCTGAAAATGAAGAAATGCAAGTTAGACGATCAGGTTCTGTTTTGTTCtgaatgtaaagacagttttagAACACATCAGTATCAATTATTAACTATTATACgttttgttgttgatattttgaatttgatttttttttttcattttgttttagttttagtaataagagtcatttttgttttttcattctttactttttttcttgtctatgtctatataggtttttttttaagtttaacttcAAATGAAactagataaaaataaaaataaaatacttttttttcatttcagttaatgtttattttatttcaagcaaaTGTGTTgctattataatattacatttaatgttaataataataataattattaataataatcacacaGTATAAATGGGTGTTTATACAAgacaagattatttttttattttatttattttacctaatTGTTCATTTGGTGAGCTGTACAGGCAAGTGGCTTTATAtgttgatttatttgatttattaatcaATCCCTCAATAGTTCTCTGTGTCACTTTGACGGATTTtcaatatctgtgtgtgtgtgtgtgtgtgtgtgtgtgtgttgcacggAGTGTAAGCGTACTCTTTCGGTGGGTTCAGGTCTTCAGGACGCGTCTCAAAGAACAAACGAACCTCCTCACATTGGGAGATATACACTGGCAGCTGGATCAGGGCCTGAGGGAAAACATCCAGATGTATGAGATGTTGAGTTAGTCATTCAATTTCTGAAAACAAATATGACGCAAACATAAGCAGTTGTTTAGATTATAATCCATTTCTTCTACACAaattttaaatacacacatacatacatatatatttataaacatacttttaccacctaaatgctttattttatacTATAGCATAGCATGCAAAAGTCATAAAAACCGACACATTTACACAAAACAGCAACtggaagtatttattttgtatttattctcTTTTATTTGAACACAGAGCACTCTTAAATGCACGGTCGCACACGTCATGCTGTGCTTTTAATCTCAGGGCATGACATGAGGCTGATGGTAAGATCTTTTTGCTTTATGCACTTCAGGTCCAGTCCCACATCTAATAAAGCGGCTGACAGAAGATGCTTTTTGCCGTTGTGTATTTTGGCAGAGGAGctttaatttaataaagctgAGTGCTGCTTCAGTGTCCTTCAGACGAACGTCCCTTCTGAGTTATGACGGCTGACCTGACTGCAATATTAAAATTCACACACTCCAACGCATCTGCTCAAGGAGGCCTTTTCTAACCTGGCTTTAAAACACAAGATCACAACTGACTCGCCAATTACTATTCGACCAGCGCTCACTTTTCTCAATGGAAAGGGTGTTTTGAATGGCTAAAACGATAAGGGACGAGGCTGATGTTTGCATGAAGACTGGATGGATAATATGGGTCTTATTGGTGACTGTTTCCAGGGATGTCCACAGATGAATGCCTCCCCAGGGTTCAGTGCCTGACCTCTCCGCTCATTAGCATTCCCTGAAGACACTGATCTATAACGGCCAATTATAGTAAATGCACTCTATTGGGTGGTGCATTACCgtgattgttttgtgtgtgtgtgcgagagagagagagagagagaaagagatgaatGATCATCTAGATCACCACAGAAGATAAAAGAACATGTTATTGTTCACTATtagtatatacacattatataccgTACTATTTAAATAACACCGAATTCTGCGAGGGCATCCAGTTGTATCTTTGAAGTTTAATCCTATATATTTGATTCAAGTCTATAAAAGACCAACACGGTTCACTATTACTAACA
Coding sequences:
- the LOC132117547 gene encoding SH3 and PX domain-containing protein 2B-like isoform X2; the protein is MPRRTVQEVTVQDVQKRRNPNKHYVYIIKVAWSDGSTEIIFRRYSKFFDLQMELLDKFPVEGGQKDPKRRIIPFLPGKILFRRSHIRDVAMKRLKPINEYCRALIQLPVYISQCEEVRLFFETRPEDLNPPKEEPSGKKKSGIVERATSFRKRGGDSSSSDALLLEQYVAVTDYEKQESSEISLYVGQVVEVIEKNESGWWFVSTEDAQGWVPATCLEVQDDPDDFSLPAEEEEKYTAIYPYSARDQDEIDLERGMTVEVIQKNLEGWWKIRYQGKEGWAPASYLKKADILSQKMAAGAPCHASTNDLDVASKQQNANKENQRDRFSPFSEKAGARQRPPPRRDLSIPRGANLPKPPVPPQVEEEYYTIADFQTTIPDGISFQAGVKVEVIEKNSSGWWYIQIDDKEGWAPVTFIDKYKKTSNASRPNFLAPVPGEMGQLKLDDPSSNNTNSENSWSKPLPDEPLSKSDFSTRSKMREWKPNAVKGSSHYSGPLPPPPSSPTAEEKPALPPRRESINKSLELEDKPKPDLPKPLPPKPPVPGVIVPLVTPKAAPLKPDKPPEIKEEKNKQLYLRNEMGLECGHNISAKEVKKFNLKPVAKQPPKPKADSQEDKPYSANPAPFLKPKPVVRPKPPPAAKPEPVAKNELDITNLRSKLRPSKPPEFSSNSTDPNQQSETLLNNARTNEESKFPNKLQNGHDPSETTKPPPTTAPKDPPQRPSLVPRRPPPPKKISELAGPTDTKAPQKDLPEGKPAIPPQIRPPPPKTKPKEKEEPKAKVPVPPKPHIKTEKPAPPRDKLPPLIKDPAKEELFLAVADFEGDEQTPGFKEGAVFEVLEKSSSGWWFCKNVSDGPVIEGWFPSNYLTKKP
- the LOC132117547 gene encoding SH3 and PX domain-containing protein 2B-like isoform X1, yielding MPRRTVQEVTVQDVQKRRNPNKHYVYIIKVAWSDGSTEIIFRRYSKFFDLQMELLDKFPVEGGQKDPKRRIIPFLPGKILFRRSHIRDVAMKRLKPINEYCRALIQLPVYISQCEEVRLFFETRPEDLNPPKEEPSGKKKSGIVERATSFRKRGGDSSSSDALLLEQYVAVTDYEKQESSEISLYVGQVVEVIEKNESGWWFVSTEDAQGWVPATCLEVQDDPDDFSLPAEEEEKYTAIYPYSARDQDEIDLERGMTVEVIQKNLEGWWKIRYQGKEGWAPASYLKKADILSQKMAAGAPCHASTNDLDVASKQQNANKENQRDRFSPFSESKCKAGARQRPPPRRDLSIPRGANLPKPPVPPQVEEEYYTIADFQTTIPDGISFQAGVKVEVIEKNSSGWWYIQIDDKEGWAPVTFIDKYKKTSNASRPNFLAPVPGEMGQLKLDDPSSNNTNSENSWSKPLPDEPLSKSDFSTRSKMREWKPNAVKGSSHYSGPLPPPPSSPTAEEKPALPPRRESINKSLELEDKPKPDLPKPLPPKPPVPGVIVPLVTPKAAPLKPDKPPEIKEEKNKQLYLRNEMGLECGHNISAKEVKKFNLKPVAKQPPKPKADSQEDKPYSANPAPFLKPKPVVRPKPPPAAKPEPVAKNELDITNLRSKLRPSKPPEFSSNSTDPNQQSETLLNNARTNEESKFPNKLQNGHDPSETTKPPPTTAPKDPPQRPSLVPRRPPPPKKISELAGPTDTKAPQKDLPEGKPAIPPQIRPPPPKTKPKEKEEPKAKVPVPPKPHIKTEKPAPPRDKLPPLIKDPAKEELFLAVADFEGDEQTPGFKEGAVFEVLEKSSSGWWFCKNVSDGPVIEGWFPSNYLTKKP
- the LOC132117547 gene encoding SH3 and PX domain-containing protein 2B-like isoform X3, which produces MPRRTVQEVTVQDVQKRRNPNKHYVYIIKVAWSDGSTEIIFRRYSKFFDLQMELLDKFPVEGGQKDPKRRIIPFLPGKILFRRSHIRDVAMKRLKPINEYCRALIQLPVYISQCEEVRLFFETRPEDLNPPKEEPSGKKKSGGDSSSSDALLLEQYVAVTDYEKQESSEISLYVGQVVEVIEKNESGWWFVSTEDAQGWVPATCLEVQDDPDDFSLPAEEEEKYTAIYPYSARDQDEIDLERGMTVEVIQKNLEGWWKIRYQGKEGWAPASYLKKADILSQKMAAGAPCHASTNDLDVASKQQNANKENQRDRFSPFSESKCKAGARQRPPPRRDLSIPRGANLPKPPVPPQVEEEYYTIADFQTTIPDGISFQAGVKVEVIEKNSSGWWYIQIDDKEGWAPVTFIDKYKKTSNASRPNFLAPVPGEMGQLKLDDPSSNNTNSENSWSKPLPDEPLSKSDFSTRSKMREWKPNAVKGSSHYSGPLPPPPSSPTAEEKPALPPRRESINKSLELEDKPKPDLPKPLPPKPPVPGVIVPLVTPKAAPLKPDKPPEIKEEKNKQLYLRNEMGLECGHNISAKEVKKFNLKPVAKQPPKPKADSQEDKPYSANPAPFLKPKPVVRPKPPPAAKPEPVAKNELDITNLRSKLRPSKPPEFSSNSTDPNQQSETLLNNARTNEESKFPNKLQNGHDPSETTKPPPTTAPKDPPQRPSLVPRRPPPPKKISELAGPTDTKAPQKDLPEGKPAIPPQIRPPPPKTKPKEKEEPKAKVPVPPKPHIKTEKPAPPRDKLPPLIKDPAKEELFLAVADFEGDEQTPGFKEGAVFEVLEKSSSGWWFCKNVSDGPVIEGWFPSNYLTKKP